A single window of Gavia stellata isolate bGavSte3 chromosome 16, bGavSte3.hap2, whole genome shotgun sequence DNA harbors:
- the SNCB gene encoding beta-synuclein isoform X2: MEVFMKGLSKAKEGVVAAAEKTKQGVAEAAEKTKEGVLYVVAEKAKEQASQLGEAAFSGAGNIAAATGLVKKEEFPADLKAEEVAQEAVEEPLVEPMLEPEGENYEETPQEEYQEYEPEA; this comes from the exons ATGGAGGTGTTCATGAAGGGCTTGTCCAAGGCCAAGGAGGGGGTGGTCGCCGCCGCCGAGAAGACCAAGCAGGGGGTGGCCGAGGCCGCCGAGAAGACCAAGGAGGGGGTCCTCTATGTCG TGGCTGAGAAAGCGAAGGAGCAGGCATCCCAGCTGGGCGAAGCGGCGTTCTCGGGTGCTGGCAACATTGCGGCGGCCACTGGGctggtgaagaaggaggagttCCCTGCGGATCTGAAG GCGGAGGAGGtggcccaggaggctgttgagGAGCCGCTGGTCGAGCCGATGCTGGAGCCAGAAGGGGAGAACTATGAGGAGACCCCACAG GAGGAATACCAGGAGTACGAACCAGAGGCATAA
- the SNCB gene encoding beta-synuclein isoform X3, with the protein MEVFMKGLSKAKEGVVAAAEKTKQGVAEAAEKTKEGVLYVGSKTQGVVQGVTSVAEKAKEQASQLGEAAFSGAGNIAAATGLVKKEEFPADLKEEYQEYEPEA; encoded by the exons ATGGAGGTGTTCATGAAGGGCTTGTCCAAGGCCAAGGAGGGGGTGGTCGCCGCCGCCGAGAAGACCAAGCAGGGGGTGGCCGAGGCCGCCGAGAAGACCAAGGAGGGGGTCCTCTATGTCG GGAGTAAAACCCAAGGCGTGGTGCAAGGTGTCACCTCAG TGGCTGAGAAAGCGAAGGAGCAGGCATCCCAGCTGGGCGAAGCGGCGTTCTCGGGTGCTGGCAACATTGCGGCGGCCACTGGGctggtgaagaaggaggagttCCCTGCGGATCTGAAG GAGGAATACCAGGAGTACGAACCAGAGGCATAA
- the SNCB gene encoding beta-synuclein isoform X1, producing the protein MEVFMKGLSKAKEGVVAAAEKTKQGVAEAAEKTKEGVLYVGSKTQGVVQGVTSVAEKAKEQASQLGEAAFSGAGNIAAATGLVKKEEFPADLKAEEVAQEAVEEPLVEPMLEPEGENYEETPQEEYQEYEPEA; encoded by the exons ATGGAGGTGTTCATGAAGGGCTTGTCCAAGGCCAAGGAGGGGGTGGTCGCCGCCGCCGAGAAGACCAAGCAGGGGGTGGCCGAGGCCGCCGAGAAGACCAAGGAGGGGGTCCTCTATGTCG GGAGTAAAACCCAAGGCGTGGTGCAAGGTGTCACCTCAG TGGCTGAGAAAGCGAAGGAGCAGGCATCCCAGCTGGGCGAAGCGGCGTTCTCGGGTGCTGGCAACATTGCGGCGGCCACTGGGctggtgaagaaggaggagttCCCTGCGGATCTGAAG GCGGAGGAGGtggcccaggaggctgttgagGAGCCGCTGGTCGAGCCGATGCTGGAGCCAGAAGGGGAGAACTATGAGGAGACCCCACAG GAGGAATACCAGGAGTACGAACCAGAGGCATAA
- the EIF4E1B gene encoding eukaryotic translation initiation factor 4E type 1B isoform X1, producing MATGEQRRQEERRRRRAQQQELLLAESLGKHPLQNRWALWFFKNDKSKMWQANLRLVTKFSTVEDFWALYSHIQLASKLTSGCDYSLFKDGIEPMWEDSRNKRGGRWLITLAKQQRHTELDRFWLETVSAVPLWLACRVLAAVFPPATAPSRSGDCPGLPFSSWQLLCLIGEMFDEYSDEVCGAVINIRAKGDKIAIWTREAENREGVTHIGRVYKEHLGLSQKVAIGYQAHADTATKSGSLTKTKFVV from the exons ATGGCTACAGGGGAGCAG cggAGGCAAgaggagcggcggcggcggagggctcagcagcaagagctgctcCTGGCAGAGAGCCTGGGCAAGCATCCCCTGCAGAACAG gtggGCACTGTGGTTCTTCAAGAATGACAAGAGCAAGATGTGGCAGGCAAACCTGCGCCTTGTCACCAAGTTCAGCACTGTGGAGGACTTCTGGGC GCTGTACAGCCACATCCAACTTGCCAGCAAGCTCACATCTGGCTGCGACTACTCCCTCTTCAAG GACGGCATCGAGCCCATGTGGGAGGACAGCCGGAACAAGCGTGGCGGGCGCTGGCTCATCACCCTGGCCAAGCAGCAGCGGCATACTGAGCTGGACCGTTTCTGGCTGGAGACGGTGAGTGCGGTCCCGCTGTGGCTGGCCTGCAGGGTCCTGGCAGCCGTGTTTCCCCCTGCCACAGCACCGAGCCGCAGCGGGGACTGTCCCGGgctccctttctcctcctggcagctgctgTGCCTCATCGGGGAGATGTTTGATGAGTACAGTGACGAGGTGTGCGGGGCCGTCATCAACATCCGCGCCAAGGGGGACAAGATTGCCATCTGGACCCGGGAAGCTGAGAACCGAGAAGGGGTCACCCACATTGG gCGAGTCTACAAGGAGCACCTGGGCCTGTCGCAGAAGGTGGCCATTGGGTACCAGGCCCATGCGGACACAGCCACCAAGAGCGGCTCCCTCACCAAGACCAAGTTTGTGGTGTGA
- the EIF4E1B gene encoding eukaryotic translation initiation factor 4E type 1B isoform X2, which produces MATGEQRRQEERRRRRAQQQELLLAESLGKHPLQNRWALWFFKNDKSKMWQANLRLVTKFSTVEDFWALYSHIQLASKLTSGCDYSLFKDGIEPMWEDSRNKRGGRWLITLAKQQRHTELDRFWLETLLCLIGEMFDEYSDEVCGAVINIRAKGDKIAIWTREAENREGVTHIGRVYKEHLGLSQKVAIGYQAHADTATKSGSLTKTKFVV; this is translated from the exons ATGGCTACAGGGGAGCAG cggAGGCAAgaggagcggcggcggcggagggctcagcagcaagagctgctcCTGGCAGAGAGCCTGGGCAAGCATCCCCTGCAGAACAG gtggGCACTGTGGTTCTTCAAGAATGACAAGAGCAAGATGTGGCAGGCAAACCTGCGCCTTGTCACCAAGTTCAGCACTGTGGAGGACTTCTGGGC GCTGTACAGCCACATCCAACTTGCCAGCAAGCTCACATCTGGCTGCGACTACTCCCTCTTCAAG GACGGCATCGAGCCCATGTGGGAGGACAGCCGGAACAAGCGTGGCGGGCGCTGGCTCATCACCCTGGCCAAGCAGCAGCGGCATACTGAGCTGGACCGTTTCTGGCTGGAGACG ctgctgTGCCTCATCGGGGAGATGTTTGATGAGTACAGTGACGAGGTGTGCGGGGCCGTCATCAACATCCGCGCCAAGGGGGACAAGATTGCCATCTGGACCCGGGAAGCTGAGAACCGAGAAGGGGTCACCCACATTGG gCGAGTCTACAAGGAGCACCTGGGCCTGTCGCAGAAGGTGGCCATTGGGTACCAGGCCCATGCGGACACAGCCACCAAGAGCGGCTCCCTCACCAAGACCAAGTTTGTGGTGTGA